One candidate division WOR-3 bacterium genomic window, TCAGACTCTCTTGTTAAGAAAACTTTTCCCCAGGACTCAGTGTAGGGAATTCCTCTGACGTCGATATATTCAGGGTAGTTTGGAACATAGAGAGCCTTTGTAGACATTGGCTCAAGGGTAATTTGAAAGGCAAAGGTCTTGCTTTTGTAATTCTCTTTGCCTTTGTAGTTCCATCCCGTTAAATTTTCGGGATCCCTTATCCATGTTTCCTTTTTATAAACATTATAAACATTCCCACGAATGTAGAGGAACTCATCGCGCCTCTTCATAAGGGGTTTAACTCTCATCAAGATTTGATCCCGCCTATTCATATATTCCACTCTGCCCATTTGTAGTTCGTTACCGAAACCTTCCCTCCGAGTGGGTGAATAGATTTGAGCCCTAAGGAGTACATAGGGAGAACGGGGTAGTATAATGAAGAAGAATAGTGACATTAGAGTAGTGGCAATACCAAAACCGATTCCAAAATTTCGCAGGGTATTTAGTAGGTCAACCCGGAGGCTTGTCTCCTTTTTGTCATCTAAAAAGGTGATGATTAAAAGGGCTATAGAGGCTGAGACAATGTAAAGTACGAGGTAAATTAAGAAGACGAAGGAGTAGTGAAATATGGCACTGTCTACAAAGTTGAAAAAGGAAAGGGCTACAATCTGTTTCAAGTCCCTCATAGCCTTTTTACCGAGAATCTTTATAATGCTCAGGGACATTATCCAGTAGGCAATAGCCTCAAAGGGCGTTCTCAGGGCTAAAGTAAAAAAGAAGAGGGTCAAAAGAATACCCAGAGCCGTTAAAATTTTTCCCGATATATAAAATTCCTTTGTAAGGTCCAAATAGAAGGCGATGACAAGAATAGCTAAGAAAAAAAGTCCTGTTGGTGAGAGGGCATGAGCTAAACTTGCCATTGCAACGGTGAGGGGCAAATAGACGATGGTTTTTATTCTTTTCTCAACTTTCATAGCCTAAAAGAGCGAGTTTTTGCAGTATCTTGATTTTTTGCTGGATTCCTGAATCGGGGGGTATGGCAGTTTTTCCATCAATTTTTAATCCTACGCTGTGTCCGAGTTCTAAAAAGTGGACCGCTAAGGAGGCAACCTTTTCGATTTCTTCTTCTGTTGCATTGGAACTGATATCAAGGCTGAGAACTTGGAAATTCTCATCCTCAAATTTTTTAACATAGAGTTTTTCTTCTTTAATTTTTTTCCAATGAATCCTGGAAATCTTGTCCTGAAAGGTGTATTCTCTCAGCCCCATGAAGTCACCGATGGCGCCTTCTTTGCTCGATTCCACACCCCAGCCTGTATTTTCGGGATTTTCGACCTTTACTTCTCTCTTAATTTTGTGAATATGTGGGAAAACAAGGAGGTTTAAATTCAATGGGTAGTACATCTCTCTTATTGTAAAACTCAGCGGGAATGTCGTCCCTACAAAAATTGATTCAACCTTGTTATATCCTCTTCTTTCGAAAAAATATGGTAAAAGCCCCTCCTTGGAGCTCGATGGAGGGATTACATCGAATAAAACCCTTTCCTTGTCTGATTTTTTTGCATAGATAAGGAATAGCGGGAGAAAGCCTCGATTTTTCACTTTGACTTTCAAATAATTAATGGTTTTGGCGTACAGTTCCTCTGGGGGCGTTATAGTAAGCTGGATGGATTTTAGGCTAAGATAACTTATAAAACCTGAAAGGGCCATAATGGAGAGCAAAGCGGCCA contains:
- a CDS encoding DUF3488 and transglutaminase-like domain-containing protein, which encodes MKVEKRIKTIVYLPLTVAMASLAHALSPTGLFFLAILVIAFYLDLTKEFYISGKILTALGILLTLFFFTLALRTPFEAIAYWIMSLSIIKILGKKAMRDLKQIVALSFFNFVDSAIFHYSFVFLIYLVLYIVSASIALLIITFLDDKKETSLRVDLLNTLRNFGIGFGIATTLMSLFFFIILPRSPYVLLRAQIYSPTRREGFGNELQMGRVEYMNRRDQILMRVKPLMKRRDEFLYIRGNVYNVYKKETWIRDPENLTGWNYKGKENYKSKTFAFQITLEPMSTKALYVPNYPEYIDVRGIPYTESWGKVFLTRESEIARKVQYKAFSSSAPDETYPKGVDFLSVPEKYTSLIDSLIEIENLKAATPLETAQKIKVYFLKNFQYSLEIAGDTNWVNRFLKTRKGHCEYFATLAALILRRQGIPSRIVAGYLTKEWNLFGNYFIVRTKHAHTWVEYYFNNQWLSLDPTPPFEEKPGVLSKLSEYIDYLSYLWTTQVLEFSFSNQIRIFNALQSSMKKLFRKNVLFLLGYLLALFILTAAITFLIKRSKERLHPATFYYRKFEKILKSKGYKITPAMTSKEIANLIKSLEAIDFLDEYNKCRFSGNCDLEQLKRKFENFRRSIS
- a CDS encoding DUF58 domain-containing protein — protein: MPRKPKPFVSYVKLKKWGRYYAALTLLLGFAAVNSGNNLLYFFLAALLSIMALSGFISYLSLKSIQLTITPPEELYAKTINYLKVKVKNRGFLPLFLIYAKKSDKERVLFDVIPPSSSKEGLLPYFFERRGYNKVESIFVGTTFPLSFTIREMYYPLNLNLLVFPHIHKIKREVKVENPENTGWGVESSKEGAIGDFMGLREYTFQDKISRIHWKKIKEEKLYVKKFEDENFQVLSLDISSNATEEEIEKVASLAVHFLELGHSVGLKIDGKTAIPPDSGIQQKIKILQKLALLGYES